The Caulobacter sp. FWC26 genome contains a region encoding:
- a CDS encoding HlyD family secretion protein, with protein sequence MRMAASEKKKLVPLILGGVTLVAVLAGGTLWFLDKQHFESTDNAFVQADTVQVSPQVSGYVAEVLVADNQRVEPGQVLAKIDPSTFQARVDQAIANAAAADAAVRAIDDKNSLEQAVIAQRAAGVTSAQADASRAKADYDRYNALAGQGWVSQQKVQTTKAAATQSAAGVASAQAALEAEKRAAQSLGSAKAQAVAQAAAAHAAVEQAKLDLERTVIRAPVGGVVGARSVRPGQLVQPGVALMSVVPLGQAYIVANFKETQVARLRVGQPVEIKADAFGKQKIVGKVDSFAPATGQEFALIPVENAVGNFTKITQRLPVKIAVDRSQLGAALRPGLSVEIKVDVRDRSGPSFAEAAQVTPQMARQGAAR encoded by the coding sequence TTGCGCATGGCGGCGTCCGAGAAGAAGAAGCTGGTTCCCCTGATCCTGGGCGGCGTGACTCTGGTCGCGGTTCTGGCCGGTGGAACCCTGTGGTTCCTCGACAAGCAGCACTTTGAAAGCACGGACAACGCCTTCGTGCAGGCCGACACCGTGCAGGTCAGCCCGCAGGTGTCAGGTTATGTCGCCGAGGTCCTTGTCGCCGACAATCAGCGCGTCGAGCCCGGCCAGGTGCTAGCCAAGATCGATCCGTCGACCTTCCAGGCTCGAGTTGATCAGGCGATCGCCAACGCCGCGGCGGCAGACGCCGCCGTGCGCGCGATCGACGACAAGAACAGCCTCGAGCAGGCGGTCATCGCCCAGAGGGCGGCGGGCGTGACCAGCGCCCAGGCCGACGCGAGCCGCGCCAAGGCCGACTACGACCGCTACAACGCCTTGGCCGGCCAAGGCTGGGTGTCGCAGCAGAAGGTCCAGACCACCAAGGCCGCCGCCACCCAATCCGCCGCCGGAGTCGCGAGCGCCCAAGCCGCCCTGGAAGCCGAAAAGCGCGCCGCCCAATCGCTCGGCTCGGCCAAGGCCCAGGCCGTAGCCCAGGCGGCCGCCGCGCACGCCGCCGTTGAGCAGGCCAAGCTGGACCTCGAGCGCACCGTGATCCGCGCGCCTGTCGGCGGCGTAGTCGGCGCGCGCTCGGTCCGTCCGGGTCAACTGGTCCAGCCGGGCGTGGCCCTGATGTCGGTCGTGCCACTGGGCCAGGCCTATATCGTGGCCAACTTCAAGGAGACCCAGGTCGCGCGCCTTCGCGTGGGTCAGCCCGTCGAGATCAAGGCCGACGCCTTCGGAAAGCAAAAGATCGTCGGCAAGGTCGACAGCTTCGCCCCCGCCACCGGTCAGGAGTTCGCCCTGATCCCGGTCGAGAACGCCGTGGGCAACTTCACCAAGATCACCCAGCGCCTGCCTGTTAAGATCGCGGTCGACCGCAGTCAGCTGGGCGCGGCCCTGCGCCCCGGCCTTTCGGTCGAGATCAAGGTCGACGTTCGCGACCGCTCGGGCCCCTCGTTCGCGGAAGCCGCTCAGGTCACCCCGCAGATGGCCCGCCAGGGCGCGGCCCGCTAG